The following proteins are encoded in a genomic region of Zea mays cultivar B73 chromosome 9, Zm-B73-REFERENCE-NAM-5.0, whole genome shotgun sequence:
- the LOC109942328 gene encoding uncharacterized protein: MTPEADLEGSRMSSDPLPVDVLHGRVAVALGKPDASALSQPLMRPDRGCVSLVSVRSFFLLASDCPWSLRSRLFICLQEVGCHKPSWPRVPEDAVDRAARRVAAEEKKKKDAKKAWARERTRTRDALEKLRRRQERDGLPREPSPETPDDDDDDEDDDEDDDMAARLGLSPGLRLGQESSSQPRSGLAPSVPGVGTPRSRPEEQGQSEGVLDPSAGEVEVTPGNQAEVPVPRKPSPVPAALEGDPQVAVVAPGQSVSRASRVPKARMVPKLAAGRTSAVPSGVEIRETSPQARLIMARSG, translated from the coding sequence atgacgccagaggctgacttggagggctcgcggatgtcctcggatccccttcccgtcgacgttctccacgggcgggtggccgtcgcgttgggaaaaccggacgccagcgccctctctcagcccttgatgcgtcccgaccgcgggtgtgtgtccctggtgagtgtccgctccttctttctccttgcgtcggattgcccttggtccttacggtcgagacttttcatctgtctccaggaggtagggtgtcacaagccttcctggccacgggtcccggaggacgcggtggaccgagcagcgcggcgggttgccgcggaggagaagaagaaaaaggacgcgaagaaggcttgggcccgcgagcggacgcggacccgagacgccttggaaaagctccgtcgtcggcaggagagggatggactcccgagggagccgtcgccggaaacgcctgatgacgacgacgatgatgaagacgatgacgaggatgacgacatggctgcccgccttggcctcagcccgggtttgaggctaggccaggagtcgtcaagccagccccggagcgggctggcgccgtcagttcccggggtcgggacgccgaggtccagGCCCGAAGAGCAGGGGCAGTCCGAGGGGGTActcgacccctcggctggggaagttgaggtgaccccggggaatcAGGCCGAGGTGCCTGTTCCTCGAAAACCGTCGCCCGTGCCGGCAGCGCTTGagggcgaccctcaggtcgccgtggtagcgcctgggcagtccgtctctcgggcgtctagggtgcccaaggcgaggatggtaccgaagctggcggcggggcggacctcggcggtaccttcgggggtcgagatccgagagacctccccacaggcgcggttgatcatggcccgaagtgggtaa